The following proteins are encoded in a genomic region of Pseudomonas sp. Os17:
- a CDS encoding MotA/TolQ/ExbB proton channel family protein: MWELVKSGGWMMLPIILSSIAAVGIIAERLWTLRASRVTPPHLLGQVWRWIKDKQLNKEKLKELRADSPLGEILAAGLANSKHGREIMKECIEEAAARVIHELERYLNALGTIAAMAPLLGLLGTVLGMIDIFSSFMGSGMTTNAHVLAGGISKALITTAAGLMVGIPSVFFHRFLQRRVDELVVGMEQEAIKLVEVIQGDRDVDLAEGKA; encoded by the coding sequence GTGTGGGAATTGGTCAAATCCGGCGGCTGGATGATGTTGCCGATCATTCTGAGTTCCATCGCGGCTGTGGGCATCATTGCCGAGCGTTTGTGGACCCTGCGGGCCAGCCGGGTCACCCCGCCCCATCTGTTGGGTCAGGTCTGGCGCTGGATCAAGGACAAGCAACTGAACAAGGAAAAGCTCAAGGAGCTGCGCGCCGATTCGCCCCTGGGGGAGATCCTGGCCGCGGGCCTGGCCAACTCCAAGCATGGTCGCGAGATCATGAAGGAATGCATTGAAGAGGCGGCGGCCCGCGTGATCCACGAGCTGGAGCGCTACCTCAATGCCCTCGGCACCATCGCCGCCATGGCCCCGCTGCTGGGCCTTTTGGGCACGGTGCTGGGCATGATCGACATCTTCAGTTCGTTCATGGGCTCGGGCATGACCACCAACGCCCACGTGCTGGCCGGCGGTATTTCCAAGGCCTTGATCACCACTGCCGCGGGCCTGATGGTGGGGATTCCTTCGGTGTTCTTCCACCGCTTCCTGCAACGTCGGGTCGATGAGCTGGTGGTGGGCATGGAACAGGAGGCGATCAAGCTGGTGGAAGTGATCCAGGGTGACCGCGATGTCGACCTGGCCGAGGGCAAAGCGTGA
- a CDS encoding ExbD/TolR family protein, which produces MKFRRKPRETVDINLASLIDVVFILLLFFVVTTTFTRETQLRVDLPEAVSGSPAEDQEVKQLDIAISADGVFSVNNQVLPKSDLATLMDALQKESAGDTHLPLSISADGKTQHQAVITAMDAAGKLGFSHLRMTTVEAAPAP; this is translated from the coding sequence GTGAAATTCCGTCGCAAACCCCGGGAAACCGTGGACATCAACCTCGCGTCATTGATTGACGTGGTGTTCATCCTGCTGCTGTTTTTCGTCGTCACCACCACCTTTACCCGGGAGACCCAGTTGCGGGTCGACCTGCCGGAAGCGGTCAGCGGCTCACCCGCCGAAGACCAGGAGGTCAAGCAGCTGGATATCGCCATCAGCGCCGACGGGGTGTTCTCGGTCAACAATCAGGTCCTGCCGAAAAGTGACCTGGCCACCCTGATGGACGCCTTGCAGAAGGAGTCGGCAGGGGACACCCATCTGCCGCTGTCCATCAGCGCCGACGGCAAGACTCAACATCAAGCGGTGATCACTGCCATGGACGCGGCCGGCAAGCTCGGTTTCAGCCACCTGCGCATGACCACCGTCGAGGCGGCGCCGGCACCCTGA
- the lpxK gene encoding tetraacyldisaccharide 4'-kinase: protein MALSDRLLAAWYNGHPALKLLQPLEYLYRRVVVGKRRRFLAGEGAIYQPPVPLIVVGNITVGGTGKTPLILWLVAHCQRLGLRVGVVSRGYGAKPPQLPWRVTANDSAAVAGDEPLLIVQRCGVPLMIDPDRSRAVQALLAAEPLDLILSDDGLQHYRLARDLELVLIDAARGLGNRRCLPAGPLREPVERLQSVDALLYNGAFDDHADGFAFHLKPSALVNLQSGERRPVEHFAPGQAVHAVAGIGNPQRFFNTLETLHWRPVPHAFADHAQYSAQALAFTPSLPLVMTEKDAVKCRDFAAADWWYLAVDAVPSAAFIAWFDTQLMRLLPDRLLP from the coding sequence ATGGCACTCTCCGATCGTTTGCTCGCCGCCTGGTACAACGGCCATCCCGCGCTGAAGCTGCTGCAGCCTCTGGAATACCTGTACCGCCGAGTGGTGGTGGGCAAGCGCCGGCGCTTTTTGGCGGGCGAGGGGGCGATCTATCAGCCGCCGGTGCCGTTGATCGTGGTGGGCAACATTACCGTTGGCGGCACGGGCAAGACGCCGTTGATCTTGTGGCTGGTGGCGCACTGCCAGCGCCTTGGCCTGCGGGTCGGGGTGGTCAGTCGCGGCTATGGCGCCAAGCCGCCGCAACTGCCCTGGCGGGTGACGGCCAATGACAGCGCCGCAGTGGCCGGCGATGAACCGCTGCTGATCGTCCAGCGCTGTGGCGTACCGCTGATGATCGACCCTGATCGCAGCCGCGCGGTGCAGGCCTTGCTGGCCGCCGAACCGCTGGACCTGATTCTCTCCGACGACGGCCTGCAGCACTACCGCCTGGCCCGTGACTTGGAGCTGGTGCTGATCGACGCGGCCCGCGGCCTGGGCAATCGCCGCTGTTTGCCGGCCGGGCCCCTGCGCGAGCCGGTGGAGCGCCTGCAGAGCGTCGATGCACTGCTCTACAACGGCGCCTTTGATGATCACGCCGACGGCTTTGCCTTCCATCTCAAGCCTTCGGCGCTGGTCAATCTGCAGAGCGGCGAGCGCCGCCCGGTGGAGCACTTCGCGCCAGGGCAGGCGGTGCACGCGGTGGCCGGTATCGGCAACCCCCAGCGTTTCTTCAATACCCTTGAAACGCTACACTGGCGGCCTGTCCCCCATGCATTTGCCGATCACGCTCAATACAGTGCGCAGGCCCTGGCGTTCACCCCGTCATTGCCGTTGGTCATGACCGAGAAAGATGCGGTCAAGTGCCGTGACTTCGCGGCTGCCGACTGGTGGTACCTGGCGGTGGATGCGGTGCCGTCCGCGGCCTTCATCGCCTGGTTCGATACCCAGCTGATGCGCCTGCTGCCTGATCGTCTGTTGCCTTAA
- a CDS encoding Trm112 family protein — translation MDTKLLDILACPICKGPLKLSADKTELISKGAGLAYPIRDGIPVMLESEARTLTTEERLDK, via the coding sequence ATGGACACCAAACTGCTCGACATCCTGGCCTGCCCGATCTGCAAGGGCCCGCTCAAACTCAGTGCCGACAAGACCGAGCTGATCAGCAAGGGCGCCGGCCTGGCCTATCCGATCCGCGACGGCATCCCGGTGATGCTGGAAAGCGAAGCCCGTACCCTGACTACCGAAGAGCGCTTGGACAAATGA
- the kdsB gene encoding 3-deoxy-manno-octulosonate cytidylyltransferase, translating into MSCAFTVVIPARFASTRLPGKPLQLIAGKPMIQWVWEQACKSGAERVVVATDDPRIVEACQGFGAQALLTREDHNSGTDRLAEVATQLGLAADAIVVNVQGDEPLIPPSVIDQVAANLAAHTEARMATLAEPIEDVQTLFNPNVVKVVTDLNGLALTFSRATLPWARDAFAKSHEHLPEGVPYRRHIGIYAYRAGFLHDFVSWGPCWLENTESLEQLRALWHGVRIHVADALEAPPTGVDTAEDLERVRRLLEA; encoded by the coding sequence ATGAGCTGCGCCTTCACCGTGGTCATCCCGGCACGCTTTGCCTCCACCCGCCTGCCGGGCAAGCCCCTGCAACTGATTGCCGGCAAGCCGATGATCCAGTGGGTCTGGGAGCAGGCCTGCAAGAGCGGCGCCGAGCGTGTGGTGGTGGCCACCGACGACCCGCGTATCGTCGAGGCGTGCCAGGGCTTTGGCGCGCAAGCGCTGCTGACCCGGGAAGACCACAACTCGGGGACCGATCGCCTGGCGGAAGTCGCCACCCAGCTTGGCCTGGCGGCGGATGCCATCGTGGTCAACGTTCAAGGCGACGAGCCGCTGATCCCGCCTTCGGTGATCGACCAGGTGGCGGCCAACCTGGCGGCCCACACCGAGGCGCGCATGGCCACCCTGGCCGAGCCGATCGAGGATGTGCAGACGCTGTTCAATCCCAACGTGGTCAAGGTGGTCACGGACCTCAACGGTCTGGCCCTGACCTTCAGCCGTGCCACCTTGCCCTGGGCGCGGGATGCCTTCGCCAAGAGTCATGAGCACTTGCCGGAAGGCGTGCCTTACCGGCGCCACATCGGCATCTATGCCTATCGCGCCGGTTTCCTCCATGACTTCGTCAGCTGGGGCCCGTGCTGGCTGGAAAACACCGAATCCCTGGAGCAGTTGCGTGCCTTGTGGCACGGCGTGCGGATTCATGTCGCCGATGCTCTGGAGGCCCCACCCACTGGCGTCGATACCGCCGAAGACCTTGAGCGCGTTCGGCGCCTGCTGGAGGCCTGA
- a CDS encoding low molecular weight protein-tyrosine-phosphatase produces MRVLFVCLGNICRSPTAEGVLRHKLCAAGLGDQVQVASAGTSDWHIGKAPDSRSQQAALRRGYDLSAQRAQQVGSADFAVYDLILAMDQSNLRNLKALQPARGKAELDLFLRRYESVLDEVPDPYYDGEQGFEQVLDLIEEACDRLVIELKGRL; encoded by the coding sequence ATGCGGGTTCTGTTCGTCTGCCTGGGCAATATCTGTCGCTCGCCCACTGCCGAGGGTGTGCTGCGCCACAAGTTGTGCGCCGCCGGCCTGGGCGATCAGGTGCAGGTCGCGTCGGCTGGCACCAGCGACTGGCATATCGGCAAGGCCCCGGATTCACGCAGCCAGCAGGCGGCCTTGCGCCGTGGCTACGACCTTTCGGCGCAACGGGCGCAGCAGGTCGGCAGTGCCGATTTCGCCGTGTATGACCTGATCCTGGCCATGGACCAGAGCAACCTGCGCAACCTCAAGGCCCTGCAGCCGGCCCGGGGCAAGGCCGAGTTGGACCTGTTCCTGCGCCGTTACGAGTCGGTCCTGGATGAGGTGCCCGATCCCTACTACGACGGCGAGCAGGGCTTCGAGCAGGTGCTGGATCTGATCGAAGAGGCCTGCGACCGGCTGGTGATCGAGTTGAAGGGGCGGCTATGA
- the murB gene encoding UDP-N-acetylmuramate dehydrogenase, with protein sequence MTLHIQSDVSLKPFNSFGVEVKALRFAQAHSDDDVREALAYCAAQQLPLLVIGGGSNLLLTADIRALVLRMASRGIRLLSDDGQRVVVEAEAGETWHPFVQWTLEQGLSGLENLSLIPGTVGAAPMQNIGAYGVEIKDVFAGLTALDRQTGELRDFDLAQCQFAYRDSLFKHEAGRWLILRVRFVLNRVDHLHLEYGPVRQRLNEQGIEHPTASDVSRAICSIRSEKLPDPAVLGNAGSFFKNPVVPALLAAQIKQAYPGLVGYPQADGQVKLAAGWLIEQAGWKGFREADAGVHRLQSLVLVNYGTATGLQLLELARRIQRDIAERFSVELEMEPNLY encoded by the coding sequence ATGACCCTGCACATTCAGTCCGATGTCTCGCTCAAGCCGTTCAACAGCTTCGGAGTCGAGGTCAAGGCCCTGCGCTTTGCCCAGGCCCACAGCGATGACGACGTGCGCGAAGCCCTGGCCTATTGCGCCGCGCAGCAGTTGCCCCTGCTGGTGATCGGTGGTGGCAGCAACCTGCTACTGACCGCGGATATCCGGGCCCTGGTGCTGCGCATGGCCAGCCGCGGCATCCGTCTGCTCAGCGACGATGGGCAACGGGTGGTGGTGGAAGCCGAGGCCGGGGAAACCTGGCATCCCTTCGTGCAGTGGACCCTGGAGCAGGGCTTGTCCGGGCTGGAGAACCTCAGCCTGATTCCCGGCACCGTGGGCGCGGCGCCGATGCAGAACATCGGCGCCTATGGCGTGGAGATCAAGGACGTGTTCGCCGGCCTGACCGCCCTGGACCGGCAAACCGGGGAGTTGCGCGACTTTGACCTGGCCCAGTGCCAATTCGCTTACCGCGACAGCCTGTTCAAGCATGAGGCCGGTCGCTGGTTGATCCTGCGGGTGCGTTTTGTCCTGAATCGCGTCGATCATCTGCACCTCGAGTACGGTCCGGTGCGTCAGCGCCTGAACGAGCAGGGCATCGAGCATCCGACGGCCAGCGACGTCAGTCGGGCGATCTGCAGTATCCGCAGCGAGAAGCTTCCCGACCCGGCGGTGCTGGGCAATGCCGGCAGTTTCTTCAAGAACCCGGTGGTCCCGGCGTTGCTGGCGGCGCAGATCAAGCAGGCCTATCCGGGGCTGGTGGGTTATCCCCAGGCCGATGGGCAGGTCAAGCTGGCGGCCGGCTGGCTGATCGAGCAGGCGGGCTGGAAGGGCTTTCGTGAAGCCGATGCCGGGGTCCATCGCCTGCAATCCCTGGTGCTGGTGAACTACGGCACGGCCACCGGCCTGCAACTGCTGGAGCTGGCCCGGCGGATCCAGCGCGATATCGCCGAGCGTTTCAGTGTCGAGCTGGAGATGGAGCCGAATCTGTATTGA
- a CDS encoding (2Fe-2S)-binding protein, whose amino-acid sequence MITLKLNGQDHPLDVTEDMPLLWAIRDVAGYSGTKFGCGMGLCGACTVHVDGDPARSCITPVGSVLGKNVSTIDYLHNDPVGQVVQQAWLDTAVAQCGYCQGGQIMSATALLKIHPNPSDEQIEEAMLGNICRCGTYNRIKTAIRQAANHLQEAKA is encoded by the coding sequence ATGATTACCCTGAAGCTCAACGGTCAAGATCATCCCCTGGACGTCACCGAGGACATGCCGCTCTTATGGGCCATCCGCGATGTGGCGGGTTACAGCGGCACCAAATTCGGTTGCGGCATGGGTTTGTGCGGTGCCTGCACCGTCCATGTCGACGGCGACCCGGCGCGCAGCTGCATCACCCCGGTCGGCTCGGTGCTGGGCAAGAATGTCAGCACCATCGACTACCTGCACAACGATCCGGTGGGGCAGGTGGTGCAGCAAGCCTGGCTGGATACGGCGGTGGCCCAGTGCGGCTACTGCCAGGGCGGGCAGATCATGTCCGCCACGGCGCTGCTCAAGATCCATCCCAATCCCAGTGACGAACAGATCGAAGAGGCGATGCTCGGCAATATCTGCCGCTGCGGCACCTATAACCGGATCAAGACCGCGATCCGCCAGGCGGCCAACCATCTGCAGGAGGCCAAGGCATGA